The DNA sequence GCACCCCGCCGACCCGGGCGGTGAGCACGTGCTTGTCGTCGGCCGTCCAGGTGAGCAGGGCGGCGGTGCTGGTGTCGCCGGTGACCATGGCGATCCGGCCGTGCACCACGATCTGGTCCTGGACCGACGCGACCTTCGGCACGGGCCCCGACCACTCGGGATCGGCCGTCGAATACACCGACAGCGTGATCTCCGCCGGTCCGGCGGACCACCGCCGGACCTGCGGTGCGATGCCCGGGCCGCCCTCGCGGTACTGCTCGGTGAAGCCGTCGGGCAGCCAGCCTGGGGTGTACCCGAGCACCGGGCGGCCCGCCGCCGGCTCGAGGTCCGGCGGGCTCGTGAGCACCTGCGCGCCGACGAAGACCCCGGCCACCAGCACGACCACCGCGGCCGCCACCAGTGTCAGCCGCGCGACCGGGCGGCGGCGCCGGGCGTCCGCGAGCGCGTCGCGGACGGCGTGGCTATCCGGCGCGCGGGCGGCGAGGCGGTCGAGGCTCTCCCGGATCAGCGTCTCGGTCTCGTGGTCGCTGCGGGTCATTCGGGGGCTCCTGCTTTGAAGGACGCAGTGAGGGGCACGGGCTCGGGCTGGGGCGCCTCGCGCAATGTGGCCAGGGCACGGGAGATCTGGCTGCGCACGGTGGACGTGCCGCAGCGCAGGACGGCGGCGATCTCGGCGTCCGTGTAGTTCTCGTAGTAGCGCAGCACGATCGCGGCGCGCTGCTTGCGGGGGAGCGTGGCGAGCAGGCCGAGCATCGCGTCCCGCTCGTCGTAGGCGGTGGCGGGATCGGCTTCGGGTGGCGAAAGGGCGTCGAGGACCTCGTGGCTGCTCGGCACCATCCGCCGCACGGCCCGGCGGCGCCACGACAGGTACTCGTTGGTGACCATCCGGCGGACGTACGTCGGCGGGGCGTCGATGCTGTCCCAGCGTTGCTGCGCGCGCAGCAGGACGTCCTGGACGATGTCCTGCGCGAGGTGCGGGTCGTTCGTCAGGACGGTCGCGTAGCGGAGCAGCCCGTCCAGCCGCTCCGCCACGAACTCTTCGAAGCCCACGTACGTCCCTTCGCCCGCCTGTCACCTTCATGGACGTCCGGGACGGCCGAGTTGATGCACGCGGGCGGGAAGTTTCTTTAGTGACGGAGTTCACCGGTTCGGCCCAGTTCGCGACCTTTGTCTGTCACAGAGCGGCAGATGTCGGGCGGGTTGTGTGGTGCCCCGGTCGCCGTCGTTCACGAGTCCGGGTGAGTGCCGGTTCCGCTGTGTTCCCGGCCTTCGGCGGTGCCGGAGATCGCCTCGGAAAACCTGTCGGGGGGCCGTGCTTTCCTGAACCGGACAGAACGGAGGGGGAGATGACGGCGGGGAAGTGGCGGGCGGCTCCGGCCGTCTCGGTGGTGCTCGTGGCGGCTTTCGCGGTCGGCCCGTTCGCGCTGGTCGTGGGCGTGGTCTGGGGGCTGGTGCGGTTCGGCCGCGGCTACACGCGGCGGTTCACGGCCGAGCAGGTGCGGGAGGGCCCGGGGTTCCGGTACCACCTGGCTTCGTTCGGGGTGCTCTACCTCGTGCCCATCGGCGTCGCGGCGACGGGGTACTTCCTGCTCTCGGCGTACCTGCGGTGGTTCGGCGACACGTCGAGCGTCGGCTGGCTGATCTCACTGCAGCGGTTCTTCGAGGCGGTGTCGAGGTTCTTCTCGGACCACCTGAAACTCAGTGAGTTCTCGGTGTTCGCCGTGCTGATCGGCGTCTACCTGCTGACCTGCCTGCTGCTCGCCCGCCGGGACGCCGGGCCGTGGCGCGGGCGCACCGCCGCCGGGCTGGGGCGGGCCGCGGATTTCTACACGAAGTACAGCGGCCCGGCGGCCGCCGGGCTGGCCACGCTCGCCTCGCTGACGCTGTTCGGCATGCAGGTGGGCGTGCCGGCCACGGACCTGCAGGTGAAGTTCAAGGTGGCGCAGCAGGGCTACGCCGAGGTGACGCGGAAGATCGAGGCGGGCCTGACCGAGCGCGTCGCCGGAAAGCTGTACGACAAGGTCGAGGCGGCGTTCCCGCAGTCCTACCGGGACGCGCTCGCGACGCGGGGCACGCAGCTGCCGGAACTGGTCGACGCCGCGCGGAGCAGTGCCGCGAGCGCCAAGCCGTACGACATCAGCCTGCCGGCGGTCGACGATGCCGTCCGCGCGGAGACCGTGAGCGCGGAGAAGGCCGAAGGGATCGGGCCGGAGCTGCGGGTCGAGGCCACCGGCCGGGCGGCGCCCGGTGAGGTGACGCCGGAGCAGGTCGAAGCCGCGCGGGCGGTCGTCGACGCGCGGCCGGCCGCGCCCGGCATCGACCTGGTCGCCGACAGCCGGAAGAAGGTGACGCTGCAGGTCGAGAAGGTGGCCACGGAACGGATCGCGGCGCTCGCGAAACCGGTGACGGACGCCGTCCCGTTCCTGGACCCGCTGGTGCAGGCGTTCGTCGAGGCGGCGGACAAGGGCCTGCAGGACCGGCTCGCCCGGGCGTACGACCGCCTGGCCGACCTGGTGCTGCGCGCCCCGCAGGACCTCGGCGCGGCGGTCGACCGCGAGGCCGCGGACCTGGTCCGCCAGACGGACGTCGGCAAGCCGGTCGCGCACGCCACCGCGCACGCGGAGGACCTGGCGCGCACGTTCGCGACGACCGTGTCGGTGCTGCGGAACGGCCCGGGCGAGCTGGACCGGAAGGTCACGGAGGCGATCGACGCGCGGCGGCCACCGCCGGTGTACGACCCGTCGGGCAGGCTGAAGCTCACCCTGCCCGACATCGAGCCGCTGCGGCTGCCACCGCCGGACTACTACAGCCTGCGGTACCCGTACGACCACGGCCTGGGCGCCTACGGGACCCGCGACTACGGACTGCACGGCTACACGCCGCCGGACACGTTCCGGGTGCCGCCGGAGATCGCCCGGGTCCCGCGGATCGCGCCACCGCCCAGGGTGAGCGTGCCGCGGATCTTCGTCCGGTGACGCGGGTGGTCGCGAGCGGCGGGCGCGCCCGGGCGAGCTAGGCGGGGGTGGCCGGGGCGAACCCGCCGGGTGCCGGGACGAGGTAGTACTGCGCCACCGGCGCGAGCAGCGCGACGAGCTCCTCGTCGTCCGCCTCGGCCAGCGGGGGCAGCTTGATCACGTACCGCAGCAGCGCGACGCCGATCATCTGCGCGGCGATCCCGGTGACGCGCACCGGCGGCACGTCCAGCGCGCGGGCGACCTCGGCCAGCACCGTGCGCTCGATGAACTGGCGCATCATGAGCGCGACCTGCTCGTTCGTCGCGGCGGCGCGCAGCATCGCGAGGAACGGCGTCCGCCCCTCGGGTGCCGCCCAGATCGCCAGGAAGGCGCGCGCCAGCCGTTCGCCCACGCCCGAGCGCGGGCCCGTGAGGATCGCCGGGACCAGGTCGGCCGGGTTCACCGGCAGGTTCATCGAGGCCGCGAAGAGCTGCTGCTTGCTGCCGAAGAAGTGGTGCAGCAGGGCCGCGTTCACGCCGGCGTCGGCGGCGATCCCGCGGACCGTCGCTCCGTCGTACCCCAGCTCCGCGAACCGGTGCCGGGCCGCGTCGAGGATCTTCTCCCGCGTCTCCGTCTGCCCCGGCCGCCGCCCCGCCTGTGCCATTGCCCGAGCTTAGAACGCCCTTGACTACGCTGGTGACCATGTCTGTCGCGGTGCGGGTGATCCCCTGTCTCGACGTCGACGCGGGCCGGGTCGTGAAGGGCGTCAACTTCGCCGGCCTCCGCGACGCCGGCGATCCCGTCGAGCTGGCCCGGCGTTACGACGCCGAGGGAGCCGACGAACTGACGTTCCTCGACGTCACGGCGTCCTCGGGCGACCGCGAGACCACCTACGACGTCGTCCGCCGCACCGCCGAGCAGGTGTTCATCCCGCTGACCGTCGGCGGCGGCGTCCGCAGCAACGACGACGTCAACCGGCTGCTGCGCACCGGCGCGGACAAGGTGAGCATCAACACCGCCGCGATCGCCCGGCCGGAGTTCCTCCACGAGGCCTCCCGCCGGTTCGGCGCCCAGTGCATCGTGCTGTCGGTCGACGCGCGCCGCGTGCCCGAGGGCGGCGAGGCGACGCCGTCCGGGTTCGAGGTCACCACCCACGGCGGCCGCCGCGGCACCGGCATCGACGCCGTCGAGTGGGCCGCGCGGGGCGAAGAGCTCGGCGTCGGCGAGATCCTGCTGAACTCGATGGACGCCGACGGCACCAAGAACGGCTTCGACCTCGAGCTGATCGAACTGGTGCGCAAGGCCGTGCGGGTGCCGGTGATCGCGAGCGGGGGAGCGGGCGCCCTGGAGCACTTCCTGCCCGCCGTGCGCTCCGGCGCGGACGCGGTGCTCGCCGCCAGTGTGTTCCACTTCGGACAGTTGAAGATCGGCGAGGTCAAGACCGCGCTGCGCGACGGCGGGGTGGAGGTCCGATGAAGTCCTGGCGCGCCCCCGTCGAGGTCAAGGTCGTCGCGGCCCTGCTGATCGGCTTGCCGGTGGCGTGGGCCCTGCTCGACCTGATCCCCGTGCTGAGCGCGGGCTCGAGCCTGGCCATCTACCGGACGCCCGCGCTCGCCCTGATCCTCGGCGGTGTCGTGACCACCGGGCTGGCGGTGAAGATGGGCAGCGCCCGCGTCGGCGGCCTGGTCGTCACCGTGGTGTTCGCGCTGCTGCACGCGTTCCTGCTGCTGGGCGCCGAACTGTGGTTCAACAAGGTGTTCTCCGGCCTGTCCTTCTTCGGGTACGGCTACGCGTTCGTCCTGCTGAACTCGATGCCGCTCAAGCGGCACCTGCTGGGAGCCGAAGCATGACCCTCGACGCGGGCGTCTCGGCGCGCTTGAAGCGCAACGCCGACGGCCTGATCGCCGCGGTCGTCGTCGAACACGCCACCTCGGACGTGCTGATGATGGCCTGGATGAACGACGACGCCCTCGCGGCGACCCTGTCCACCCGCCGGGGCACGTACTTCTCCCGCAGCCGGCAGAAGCTGTGGGTCAAGGGCGAGACGTCCGGGCACTACCAGCACGTCCGCGAGGTCCGCATCGACTGCGACGGCGACACCGTCCTGCTGCGCGTCGACCAGACCGGCCCTGCCTGCCACACCGGCACCCACACCTGTTTCGACACCGAGGAGCGCCTGCTCCTGGCCGACGAGAAAGAGCACACCACGTGAAGATCGCCGCCGACATCCTGGTCGGGCTGGTCGCCCTGATCCACGTCTACATCGTCGTCCTGGAGATGTTCCTCTGGACCACCCCGCGCGCCCGCGCGGCGTTCGGGACCACCGAGGAGTTCGCCAAAGAGAGTGCGCCGCTGGCCGCGAACCAGGGGCTGTACAACGGTTTCCTGGCGCTCGCGCTGGTCTGGGGCCTGATCGCGAGCGACCCCACGGGCTTCCAGCTGAAGCTCTACGGCATCGTCTGCGTGATCATCGCCGGCATCTACGGCGCGGTGACGGCGAACAATCGGATCCTGTTCGTGCAGGTCGTGCCGGGTGTGCTGACGCTGATCGCGCTGCTGCTGTCCCGCTGACGGCGGCGGACCTGCTCCCTTGCACGCTCGGCGGGCCCGCCGGGTTGCCCGCGTCCGCTGTGCTTCTGATCGCCCTCCGACCTGGGGTTTTTCGCTCTACGCTGAGCGGATGGGGACGAGGGTGCGGGCCGTGCGCGACCACCGGGAGCTGGTGCGGCAGCGCCGGCGACGCTCGGCGTGGCCCGGCGGGTGCGGGTCCTCCGGGCCCGGCATCGGTCCCGGGAGCCGCCGCGCCGAGATCGCCCGGCTCACCGCGGCGACCTCGACGTGGTGGCTTCCGTCCACGTCGGACACTCCCCGGTGGGAGGCGTGATGCCGGACTTCTCCGAGTGGCTGCCACCGGGCCGGGCGGTCGAGGGGGCCGGCCGGGCCACGACCCTGGTCGCCCGCCGGTTCCGCCGCGCGACGATCGTCGCCGTCGTCGCGGTCCTGTGCACCGCGGTGGTCCTCTTCAGCCTCCTGATCAGCGGCGAACCCGTGACGCCGATGCTCCTCTTCCTGCCCTTCACCGGGCCGGCCCTCTTCGACTGCGTCCGCTGGTACCGGCGCGCGGAAGCCGCGCAGCGGACCGGCTGGCGGCCGGCGACCGTGACGCTCGGACCGGTGCGGCGGCGCCAGACCTGGGCGACCGTGGCGGTGAAGTTCGCCGACGGCAGCCTGATCCGGCTGCGGACCTGCGACCTGGGTTTCTCCGCGCTGGCCCTGGCCGAGCTGCCGGACCTGCCCGCGCTGATCGGCGGGCACGGCTCCGCGTTCACGGTCCTGATCCTGCCGAAGCCGCCGTGGCGGGACCGGCCGAAGCTGATGACCGCGTCGGCCGAGACCTTCCGCTGGACGCCGGTCCCGCGCCGCCGGCCGAAACCGTAGGCTGGTGAGGTGGGGAGACGCGGCGCTCGGGCGCCGGGGCGGTGGCGCACGGCGTGGCTCATCGCGGCGGCGTACGGCGCGGCGGCGTTCGTGACCTTCGGAACGGGCACGGCGTGGTCGTTGCTCGTCTCGCGCTACGAGTTCGAAGACGGGGAACTCGCGGCCGATTTCGCCGTGCTCGGCGGCTCGCTCGCGGTGATCGTGGTCGCGGTCTTCATGGCGCGGCTGCGGCCTCGGCCCGCCGGCGGCACGACGGTGCCCGCCGGCCCGTCGAAGCCGGCCGGACGGCCTCGGTACGGCACCTCGCGCCCCCGCAAGCCGGTCCGCCTCGCCTGGGGGTTCGCCGTGGCGCTGTACGTCGTGCTCGCGGCGGGTGTCCTCGGGCTGTCGGCGCTGGACCTCGGCCAAGCCGATCTGCTGGCGACGGGCGCGCGGACCGGCGGGGTCGTGCTGAGCGTCCGGGACCCGGCGCGCGGCACGCCGACGCTCGACGTCGGCTACACCGTGGCGGGGGAGTCGCGCACCGCGGAGATCGCGCGGGACTCGGGCCGGAAGTACGTCGCCGGCGAAGTGGTCACCGTCGTCTACGACCCGGCGGATCCCGCGCACGTCCGGACGTCCGAGGAGAAGAACGACGACGGGTTCCTCGTCGGGCTGTGCGTGGTGGCGCTGCTCGTCACCCTGGTGCTGCTCCCGTTCCCCGTCGTGGTGGCCACGCGCGCGGGCGGCGAAGGCGGTACCCGGTTTCTCCGCGGCTACCAGCCGACATCGCCGCTGGTGTAGTGCTCCACGGCGGCCGCGAACGGTGCCTGCGAAAGGTGCCGCGGCGCGATCCCGCCGGGCGTATTCTGCGCCGATGGGGGAAGAAACGGCTTCACCGCTGACGCCTGAGGAAACCGCGCCGGACGGGACGCCACCGGATCCGGCCGTCCGGATCGCCAGGCTGCGGGTGTTCGGCCGGCGCGCGCTGGTCATCGCGCTGCTGTTGCTGGTGGCCGCCGGAGGTGTGTTCGCCGGCCTGATCGTGTACGAGCACCCGGCTCGCGCGCTTCTGCGCGACGGTGTCCACGTCTCCGGGAAGGTGCTGTGGTTCGACGACCTTCGGGGAGCGCAGGCGATCCGCGTCTCCTACGACGTGGGAGGCGAACCGAGCTACGCCACCATCCCCGTGACCTCGGGACGGCGCTACATCGTGGGCGGGACGCTCACGGTGATCTACGACCCCGCGAACCCGTCCCGGGCGCGCACGATCCTGGAAGACCGCCTGGACGGCCGGGTGTCCGGGTTGTTCTGGATCCT is a window from the Amycolatopsis sp. NBC_00355 genome containing:
- a CDS encoding RNA polymerase sigma factor, with translation MGFEEFVAERLDGLLRYATVLTNDPHLAQDIVQDVLLRAQQRWDSIDAPPTYVRRMVTNEYLSWRRRAVRRMVPSSHEVLDALSPPEADPATAYDERDAMLGLLATLPRKQRAAIVLRYYENYTDAEIAAVLRCGTSTVRSQISRALATLREAPQPEPVPLTASFKAGAPE
- a CDS encoding TetR/AcrR family transcriptional regulator, producing the protein MAQAGRRPGQTETREKILDAARHRFAELGYDGATVRGIAADAGVNAALLHHFFGSKQQLFAASMNLPVNPADLVPAILTGPRSGVGERLARAFLAIWAAPEGRTPFLAMLRAAATNEQVALMMRQFIERTVLAEVARALDVPPVRVTGIAAQMIGVALLRYVIKLPPLAEADDEELVALLAPVAQYYLVPAPGGFAPATPA
- the hisF gene encoding imidazole glycerol phosphate synthase subunit HisF: MSVAVRVIPCLDVDAGRVVKGVNFAGLRDAGDPVELARRYDAEGADELTFLDVTASSGDRETTYDVVRRTAEQVFIPLTVGGGVRSNDDVNRLLRTGADKVSINTAAIARPEFLHEASRRFGAQCIVLSVDARRVPEGGEATPSGFEVTTHGGRRGTGIDAVEWAARGEELGVGEILLNSMDADGTKNGFDLELIELVRKAVRVPVIASGGAGALEHFLPAVRSGADAVLAASVFHFGQLKIGEVKTALRDGGVEVR
- the hisI gene encoding phosphoribosyl-AMP cyclohydrolase, giving the protein MTLDAGVSARLKRNADGLIAAVVVEHATSDVLMMAWMNDDALAATLSTRRGTYFSRSRQKLWVKGETSGHYQHVREVRIDCDGDTVLLRVDQTGPACHTGTHTCFDTEERLLLADEKEHTT
- a CDS encoding DUF1304 domain-containing protein, which translates into the protein MKIAADILVGLVALIHVYIVVLEMFLWTTPRARAAFGTTEEFAKESAPLAANQGLYNGFLALALVWGLIASDPTGFQLKLYGIVCVIIAGIYGAVTANNRILFVQVVPGVLTLIALLLSR
- a CDS encoding DUF3592 domain-containing protein, which encodes MGRRGARAPGRWRTAWLIAAAYGAAAFVTFGTGTAWSLLVSRYEFEDGELAADFAVLGGSLAVIVVAVFMARLRPRPAGGTTVPAGPSKPAGRPRYGTSRPRKPVRLAWGFAVALYVVLAAGVLGLSALDLGQADLLATGARTGGVVLSVRDPARGTPTLDVGYTVAGESRTAEIARDSGRKYVAGEVVTVVYDPADPAHVRTSEEKNDDGFLVGLCVVALLVTLVLLPFPVVVATRAGGEGGTRFLRGYQPTSPLV
- a CDS encoding DUF3592 domain-containing protein; its protein translation is MGEETASPLTPEETAPDGTPPDPAVRIARLRVFGRRALVIALLLLVAAGGVFAGLIVYEHPARALLRDGVHVSGKVLWFDDLRGAQAIRVSYDVGGEPSYATIPVTSGRRYIVGGTLTVIYDPANPSRARTILEDRLDGRVSGLFWILGLFVLTFAGVSLVASVRWRRRHRAVLRTGWRPAVATVSPDYPVQSGRHLPDILVEYRDGSRAELRASMSCHGSTYLWHRPRRPAWVGGSGRDMVVLFSRGDRRRPYAVPAFDRKSGLDLG